A stretch of DNA from Candidatus Bathyarchaeia archaeon:
GGGTTTTGTCAAAGCTGGTGAGCATCGCTTTGACACAGTCATCTATGTGAAGATATGCCTTGGTCTGCGTTCCATCTCCAAGTATTTCAAGTGTTGTCTCGTCATTATCAAGTTTCTTCATGAAATCGAATATTACACCGTGTGTGCTGTCAGGTCCTACAATGTTAGCCAAGCGGTAGATCACCGCTCTAAACCCACAATTGTGAGCGTATGCCATGATTAAGGCTTCGCAGGCGACTTTTGAAGCCCCATAGACTGAGATGGGCATGAGTGGCGAATAGTCTTCGGGGGTGGGCTTCTTTGAGGCGTCACCGTAGACTGTGGATGAAGATGCAAAGGCAAATAACTTGATCCCACCAGTCTTCCTTACTGCTTCCAAAAGGTTGTAGGTTGCGACTATGTTCTGTTTGAAATGAATCTCAGGGCTGATTGAGCCAGTTCTGATCTCCGGATTGGCTGCAAGATGGAAAATTACGCCATGCCCTTTCACGGCAGGAAGCACGTCGCTGAAGTTTAGGAGGTCACCTTTCACGAACCTAAAATTCTCAAGATTAAAACATTCTTTGAGATTTTCTAAGCTTCCGCTCGATAGGTTATCGAAGACAGTGATCGGTTGGTTCCATTTGGCAAGCTCTCTCGCTAAGTGGCTTCCAATGAAGCCAGCCCCACCCGTGATGAAGAATCCATCTACGGCCACCGTTATCTCACCAGCCTATGGTGGAGTGCGCCCTCTTCGTTATGGGTTAAACTATTATCCCTGCCACTTACTCCTATCTTCAGGTGTAGCTTTAAAGCCGCCTAATACAAACTCTGATGCATAAGTTATTAGGGTTATCCAACATGCTGGAATGTGGAACAGCCACGCCCAATCTCTCATCCTCCTACTTCCCTTGAGTATCTGAGCGATTAAGGGGACGAGGAGAGTCGTGTAGGCTATGAATTTAACGAGTTTTATCTTGCTCACAGCAGCCCAAGGATATACCCTCAAGTTTAACCTTTTATAGTGGCGGTAATCTCTAATCCTTCTCCTCTGTTTTCTGATGAAGGTTGATAGGGATGGAGCGAAGAGGTGAACTACCCCTAACTTAACCTTGGCAAAATTTACATGCCCCCTCTTAACAAGCTCATACACGACATCTATATCAAAGAAGTAGTCACCTACATGACAGTCTTGCAAAAGCTCTCTTCTAACTAGGAAGCCATTGGCACCCATAGTTGGGATTTGGTCTTCTCTTAACCGTATTTTTAGGTAGCTTCCCCTGTCCTCCTCCTCAACGTTTAGCCCAGTCCACCTGCCTGTTACGAGACTATACCGGTCATAGTTGGCTAGGAAGAGGCAGAGGGGGTCATTCATTCCTAGAAGGGCGCAGTATCTGGTTATGTAACCGTCACCTCTCCGATAGGTAAAATATAAAGGCTCAGTCCCAGCGATTTCCTCGTCTACGAAGGGCGCTGTCATCTTATTCAGCCAGTCTTGGCCTTCCAATATGTTGTCTGAGTCTATAAGTGCGATGAGGTCGTTCACGGCAACCTTCAAACCTGCAGCCTTGCCAGCCTCGCCAGTCCTCAGAGGGTTAGAAATAATCTTATCGACCGCGTAAATCTTCGCTATCTCGACTGTGGAGTCTGTTGAGCCTCCATCGACAATTATGATCTCAAGTTTCTCTTTTGGGTAGTCTTGATTTCTTATACTTTCTAAACACAGTTGTAGCGTCTTAGCCGCGTTTAGGGTTGGTATTATGACGCTTATGGAAGGTGGCTTTTCCGTATGCGCTCAACCCGCTAGGCGCCTTATGAATAATGAAATCTTCGGTAACTTTTAGTAGTATCTCTTAGGTGGGGTATTAGTAAGTATTATTAGATTAAGCTGATGGGATCATGCAGTTCTATTACGTAGGATGAGGTTTTGGTATGACGGCAGAGAATGAGGGGCTTATCAAGGCAGCTAAAGGCACAGGCATCATTGCAGCGCAGAGCTTTGTCAACGCCATAATAGGTGTTTTGCTCTTCATGTTCATGGCGCGTTTCTTGACGCAGACGGAGATGGGAGTTTACGGTGCCAGCCGTATTATTACTACTGCCGCAGGGATGGTTGGACTTTTAGGGCTTGACTACGCCGTCACAAGGTATGTCCCCCTCCTTAAAGCCAAGGGTGATGATTTAAAAGCAGCCTCAACGGCTAAACGCATACTCATAATCTCTGTATCAACCGCAAGCATCACCACGGCTACTCTATTCATCCTCGCGCAACCTCTCGCAGAGGTGGCGCTAGGGTCCCAAGGTTATGTGGCTTTTTTCCAAGTCGTAGCCTTAGCTACCTTCTTAGCCGTAATGGAGTCTATGGCTCTAGGTTTTCTTCAAGCTCTTCAAAAGTTTGCACGTTTGGCTTGGGCTAGGTTTGCGGCTCAGATAGCTCGTATGGTACTCACCGTTGTATTGTTAATAATCGGGCTTGGCGTCACAGGAGTAGTTTTGGGTTGGATGCTTTTCAGCGTGGTGGTAGTAAGCTTCGCAACACCAGTAGTGTGGAGGCAGTTATTTCGCCAAGATCCAGGTCAAGGAGCCCCGAGAGAGGCGATTCCTTTAAAGGAATTGTTAAACTTTTCCTTACCTTTGATGGGAGTCTACACTCTGGCTTATGCCACGAAC
This window harbors:
- a CDS encoding NAD-dependent epimerase/dehydratase family protein; this translates as MAVDGFFITGGAGFIGSHLARELAKWNQPITVFDNLSSGSLENLKECFNLENFRFVKGDLLNFSDVLPAVKGHGVIFHLAANPEIRTGSISPEIHFKQNIVATYNLLEAVRKTGGIKLFAFASSSTVYGDASKKPTPEDYSPLMPISVYGASKVACEALIMAYAHNCGFRAVIYRLANIVGPDSTHGVIFDFMKKLDNDETTLEILGDGTQTKAYLHIDDCVKAMLTSFDKTQSQVEIFNVGSRDQIDVRTIAEIVIEERKLKNVKLRCTGGLMVEEGGKEMSKICFWTLGGLKR
- a CDS encoding glycosyltransferase, which produces MSVIIPTLNAAKTLQLCLESIRNQDYPKEKLEIIIVDGGSTDSTVEIAKIYAVDKIISNPLRTGEAGKAAGLKVAVNDLIALIDSDNILEGQDWLNKMTAPFVDEEIAGTEPLYFTYRRGDGYITRYCALLGMNDPLCLFLANYDRYSLVTGRWTGLNVEEEDRGSYLKIRLREDQIPTMGANGFLVRRELLQDCHVGDYFFDIDVVYELVKRGHVNFAKVKLGVVHLFAPSLSTFIRKQRRRIRDYRHYKRLNLRVYPWAAVSKIKLVKFIAYTTLLVPLIAQILKGSRRMRDWAWLFHIPACWITLITYASEFVLGGFKATPEDRSKWQG